The sequence below is a genomic window from Pseudoxanthomonas sp..
GCCGCCTTCGCGCGTCCTGGCACGCGACCATCTGCGCACGATCGGCCGGCCCGAATGGCGCACGGATGTGGACGCCATGATCGATCACCACCACCGGATCCGCCGGATGCCACCGTCGACGCAGGCGAGCGTGGAGACGTTCCGGCGCGCGGACTGGATCGATGTCAGCAACGGCGTGCTGCGTTTCGGACTGCCCCGCGCCGTCGTGCGCGAGGTGCGAAGGACGTTCCCCGATGCCGGCTTCCATCGCCGCCTGCTGCAGCTCACCCTGCGCCGGTTCCGACGGCACCCGCTGTCACCGCTGCCGATGATGCGTTGGTGACCCTGCCCACCGCCTCCGTATCCGCATCCGCCGACGGACGGTCATTGACTTATATAGTTAGGACTCCTAACTTATTGCCCATGATCGATAGCCCCTTCCAGCGCAGGCAGGCCACGCGTGGCCTGGAACAGCTCGCCCACCTGGTGCGCGCCCAATCCTGGCGCCAGGACGGCACGCCCTCGCTGCCGCCGACGCAGGCGGCCGTGCTGCGCATGCTGCAGGGCGTGCAGGACGGTTTGCGCGCGCGGCAGATCGCCGAACGCCTGGGCGTATCGGCGGCCAGCCTCAGCGACTCGCTGAGGGCGCTGGAAGGCAAGCAATGGATCCGCCGCACACCCGACCCCGACGATGCGCGCGCCGCCCGCGTGAAGCTGACCTCGGCCGGCTCGCGCATGGCCACGCAGTTGCAACGGCCGGACCAGGGCATGGGTTCGCTGGTCGAATCGCTGGGCGACGCCGACCTCGGTGCGCTGTTGCGTGTCACCCAGTTGCTGGTCAACGAAGCGCAGGAACAAGGCT
It includes:
- a CDS encoding MarR family winged helix-turn-helix transcriptional regulator; this encodes MIDSPFQRRQATRGLEQLAHLVRAQSWRQDGTPSLPPTQAAVLRMLQGVQDGLRARQIAERLGVSAASLSDSLRALEGKQWIRRTPDPDDARAARVKLTSAGSRMATQLQRPDQGMGSLVESLGDADLGALLRVTQLLVNEAQEQGLATGLRTCLSCEFFRPFASGRPDAPHVCALLDKAFGDPELRVDCAEQQPADDEKRLGSVARFRQPTPP